One window of the Shewanella khirikhana genome contains the following:
- a CDS encoding DUF3450 family protein, which produces MNIKKLAALPLALGLWLSPSVQANSVVTQVDNEMAQWLDLERQRSALALDWQQSKPLLEQRLGLMKAEKQQLEALLANQQAASSEAEADRLKLTREQSGFEAAQQQLEQWLEIELVRARALLSQLPPPLARQWQGLLEEAAQSKQANIRLEKLLGAYGKLKEFNRRIATFEDEVIGPDGAPLLVRQLYLGAGQGWYLTLDGARVMQGRVHEGEWRWSEAVDVTAAQLERIFAMAAFEREAKLERLPLQPLPELPVPAAASVSAAAPDGGQGDE; this is translated from the coding sequence TTGAACATTAAGAAATTGGCGGCTTTACCACTGGCCTTGGGGCTGTGGCTAAGCCCAAGCGTTCAGGCCAATTCTGTGGTGACACAGGTCGATAACGAGATGGCCCAGTGGCTGGATTTAGAGCGTCAGCGCTCGGCATTGGCACTGGATTGGCAGCAAAGCAAACCCTTGCTTGAGCAGCGACTTGGGCTGATGAAAGCCGAGAAACAACAGCTCGAAGCCCTGCTGGCAAATCAGCAGGCAGCCAGCAGCGAAGCCGAGGCCGATCGGCTCAAGCTCACCCGTGAGCAATCGGGCTTCGAAGCCGCCCAGCAGCAGCTTGAGCAGTGGCTCGAGATTGAATTGGTGCGCGCCCGTGCCCTGTTGTCGCAGTTGCCGCCGCCACTGGCGCGCCAGTGGCAGGGCTTGCTGGAGGAGGCCGCCCAGAGCAAGCAGGCCAATATCCGTCTGGAAAAACTGCTTGGTGCCTATGGCAAACTCAAGGAGTTCAATCGGCGTATTGCCACTTTTGAAGATGAAGTGATTGGCCCGGATGGCGCGCCGCTGCTGGTGCGCCAGTTGTATCTGGGGGCTGGTCAGGGCTGGTATCTGACATTGGATGGCGCCCGGGTTATGCAGGGGCGGGTGCATGAAGGCGAGTGGCGCTGGAGTGAGGCGGTGGATGTTACGGCCGCCCAGCTCGAACGCATCTTTGCCATGGCGGCCTTCGAGCGTGAAGCAAAGCTTGAGCGCCTGCCACTTCAGCCACTGCCTGAGTTGCCAGTTCCTGCTGCGGCTTCTGTTTCGGCAGCCGCGCCAGACGGGGGGCAGGGCGATGAATAA